In Wenyingzhuangia fucanilytica, the following are encoded in one genomic region:
- a CDS encoding helix-turn-helix domain-containing protein translates to MESNQKQHCRKKTYTKVGFELKLFIIDQIQNGQISTNFAAKKYNVPRSSIDYWIKKYSTLDQKKKAMSKQDEIKKLKEKIEELEFVKDFQQDIIADMEIITGTELSKKSLPKTLADEIQKKKQNRLKENG, encoded by the coding sequence ATGGAAAGTAATCAAAAACAACACTGTCGAAAAAAAACATACACTAAAGTAGGTTTTGAACTCAAATTATTCATCATTGACCAAATTCAAAATGGTCAAATTTCTACCAATTTTGCTGCTAAAAAATATAACGTTCCTAGATCTTCTATCGATTATTGGATTAAAAAATATAGTACTTTAGACCAAAAGAAAAAAGCAATGAGCAAACAGGACGAAATCAAAAAATTGAAAGAGAAAATTGAAGAGCTTGAATTCGTGAAAGATTTTCAACAAGACATCATAGCCGACATGGAAATCATCACTGGAACCGAGTTGTCAAAAAAGTCATTGCCCAAAACATTAGCAGACGAGATTCAGAAAAAGAAACAAAACCGTTTAAAAGAAAATGGTTAA
- a CDS encoding IS3 family transposase, with translation MSKQAFYKRLKNHQKQLHNEQIIIKLVKQCRNKIGLFLGAKKLYHELKNKFKNLGIKIGRDKFFTLLKNHKLLIKRNKNYHVTTNSKHMFYKYKNLIKDKVPTRAEQVWVTDITYIKTDKGHAYLALVTDAYSKQIMGYKIDNNMKTELCLDALKMAIKNRKYPNQKLIHHSDRGLQYCNPTYTKFAEDNGIIMSMTEQYDPYENAIAERINRTLKYEYGLKHVIKNLKLAKTITKKAVEIYNNLRPHCSLDLCTPKQVHLNQNINYKSYRRNKNKLELLTL, from the coding sequence ATTAGTAAACAAGCTTTCTATAAACGCTTGAAAAATCATCAAAAACAACTACATAACGAACAGATTATCATCAAACTTGTAAAACAGTGTCGTAACAAAATTGGACTGTTTTTAGGAGCTAAAAAACTGTATCATGAACTCAAAAATAAGTTCAAAAACCTTGGAATTAAAATAGGAAGAGATAAGTTTTTCACACTTCTTAAAAATCATAAACTACTGATTAAAAGAAACAAAAACTATCATGTAACCACCAATTCAAAGCACATGTTTTACAAATACAAGAACTTAATTAAAGACAAAGTACCCACCAGAGCCGAACAAGTTTGGGTAACGGATATCACATACATTAAAACAGATAAAGGACATGCATACCTGGCACTCGTAACAGATGCTTATTCCAAACAAATTATGGGATATAAGATAGATAATAACATGAAGACTGAACTCTGCTTAGATGCGCTTAAAATGGCTATCAAGAATAGAAAATATCCTAATCAAAAATTAATTCATCACTCTGATAGAGGTTTACAATATTGTAATCCTACTTACACTAAGTTTGCTGAAGACAATGGAATCATTATGAGTATGACAGAACAATATGACCCTTACGAAAATGCAATTGCAGAAAGAATTAACAGAACTTTAAAATATGAATATGGTTTAAAACATGTCATAAAAAATCTTAAATTAGCAAAAACAATCACCAAAAAGGCGGTCGAAATATATAACAATCTTCGTCCACATTGTAGTCTTGATTTATGCACTCCGAAACAGGTGCACTTAAATCAAAATATAAACTACAAATCGTACCGAAGAAATAAAAACAAACTGGAATTGTTAACCCTTTAA
- a CDS encoding Fic family protein, with translation MKPPYDITPKILKLITSISEKIGEINATFLDKPSPTLRKQNKIKTIHSSLKIEGNTLTEEQITSLLENKRVIGPKKDVLEVLNAIKIYENIEKYNPLSEKSFLKAHSVLMSELIENPGKYRKQSVGIVKGSKVEHLAPPHKNVPFLMKDLFEYLKTDEIELIKSCVFHYEMEFIHPFLDGNGRMGRLWQTLILIEKYPVFEYIPFETLISKNQEEYYKVLALCDKSGKSTFFIEYMLSIIDNSLNELLNYNNRNFNTEQRLEYFKSLEFEEFSRKDYMDTFKDISSSTASRDLKKGIELGILIKIGELNKTRYKITVPNNS, from the coding sequence ATGAAACCACCTTACGATATTACTCCTAAAATTTTAAAATTAATCACTTCTATATCTGAAAAAATAGGAGAAATAAATGCAACTTTTTTAGACAAACCCTCTCCTACTCTTAGAAAACAGAATAAAATTAAAACGATTCATTCTTCTTTAAAAATTGAAGGTAATACACTTACTGAAGAACAAATAACTTCATTACTTGAAAACAAACGAGTTATTGGCCCTAAAAAAGATGTTTTAGAAGTTTTAAATGCCATCAAAATATATGAGAATATTGAAAAATATAATCCTCTATCTGAAAAATCATTTTTAAAGGCTCACAGCGTTTTAATGAGTGAATTGATAGAAAACCCTGGAAAATACAGAAAACAAAGTGTAGGAATCGTAAAGGGCTCTAAAGTTGAACATCTTGCTCCTCCTCATAAAAATGTTCCTTTCTTAATGAAAGATTTATTTGAATATTTGAAAACAGACGAAATAGAACTAATAAAAAGCTGTGTATTTCATTACGAAATGGAGTTTATTCATCCTTTTTTAGACGGTAACGGAAGAATGGGAAGATTATGGCAAACATTAATTCTAATTGAAAAATATCCAGTTTTTGAATACATACCATTTGAAACATTAATAAGTAAAAATCAAGAAGAATATTATAAGGTACTAGCTTTATGTGACAAATCAGGAAAATCAACTTTCTTTATTGAGTACATGCTTTCAATAATTGACAATTCTTTAAATGAATTATTAAATTATAATAACAGAAATTTTAATACTGAACAAAGACTTGAATATTTTAAATCTTTAGAATTTGAAGAGTTTTCAAGAAAAGATTACATGGATACTTTTAAAGATATATCTTCTTCAACAGCTAGTAGAGATCTAAAAAAAGGAATTGAATTAGGAATTTTAATCAAAATTGGAGAATTAAATAAAACCCGATACAAAATTACTGTGCCCAACAACAGCTAA